CGCTGCTGCGTGGCCAAAAAGGCCTTGACGCTGATCTTTTTAGGGTCGCAGCCCGCAAGCAGGCGCGCAAAGTGTGCCGCGTCAAAGGCGCTTGTCAGCGGCGATACCGCGTCATGCGCCGCCCAGTAGTAGGGGTTATCGTTCTGCGCCTCGCGAAAAAACGTGATGCCGCCGTACATCTGCACCCGGCATACCAGGGCGCTTTCGTCATCCAGCTCAAGCAACAGCTGGTGCCTTTCCGGCCGCCGCTCCCCTGGGCCCAGGTAGCGCAGCAGCACGCCGTCGCTCAAGGTCAAAAAACGCTCCCCCACGCCCAGGCGCACTAGGCCGCCCAGCGCCACCGCCTCGGTGATGGGCGCGTCCGCCATGTCGCGCGCGTAATCGGCAGGATCGCCTGTATACCATGCAAGCTTGTGGGGCGTGCGCGCCGCTTCGCAGCGCACCACCCTGCGGCCCACCACGCGCGCGCGCAGCTGCGCGGCCAGGGTGTGGCTCTCGGGCAATTCAATCATGTCGCTTCCTCCTCACTCCCAGCGCGCCAGCGCGGCGCGCATCCTGCGCGCAAGCTCTTTGCGCACGTGCGCGGGCTCCACCTCCTGCAGCGCCTCGCCAAAGGAGAGCAAAAAACCGTACACCCAGGCGTCCAGCGGGAAGGTGACCGCCACGTCAAAGCCGCCATCCTGCCTTGGCGCAATCTGCTCGGGCATAAAGGTATCGTAGAGGCGGTAGGCCGCCTCGGGCGCAAAGCGCAGGCGCAGCTGCTCCCCCGTATGGGGCGCGGCGTACACGTCCACGGGCCCGTCTGCCTGCGGATAGTCCTCGCGCGCAAAGTGCTGCTCGCTTACGGTGATATCCTGCATGCGCGTGACGCGAAACAGCCGGATGGCGCCGCGCAGCATGCAGTGCGCCTTCAGGTACCATGCCTGCCCCTTGAACCACAGCTGCAGAGGGGCCACGCTGCGCTGGGTGGTCCTGCCCGCGGCATCGTAATAGGTGAAGTGCACCAGGCGCTGCTGCAGGATGCCCTCCTTGAGGCGTGCAAAGGCGGCCTGGGCCATCTCGCCCCCGCCCCAGTGGGAGAAGTCCACCTCGATCCACGCCTCTCCCTGCTGGTGGAACAGCGCGCGCATTTTGGAAAGCAGCGCCGCTTCCTGCGAGCCCTGTGTGGCGGAGAGCCCCTCCAGGCCCATGAGGATTTCCTGTTTTTCCGCGTTGGAGAGCAGGGCCGCGTCCAGCACATACCCCTCCATTAGGCAGACGCCCCCGCCCGCGCCACGGCGGGTGTAGATGGGGATGCCCATGCCCGAGAGCACCTCGATATCCCTGCGTATGGTGCGCACCGAAACCTCAAAGCGCTCCGCGAGCGCGCGCGAGGTGATGCAGGGCGTCTGCATCAGCGCGTAAATGATGCCAAATAACCGGTGTACCTGCATGCGCCCTTATCTGCGCCTCCCTTCTCCCTCGGCCAGCCCGCCTGGGCGGCGCTGATACAACAATACCACGGCAACGGGGACAACAGCCTGTCCTATTTACCGTGGCATTTTTACCGTGATGCGCGCGTCCGTCTACGGCGCTACAGCGCCAGGCGCGCAAGGGCATGTGCGATGATCCTGGCATTTTTGACCAGGTTATCGATGGTGATGTACTCGTTGGACTGGTGGGCCAAATCCTCCTCGCCCGGGAACGCCGCGCCGAAGGCCACCGCGCGGTTGGGCATCTGGCGGGCATAGGTGCCGCCACCGGTGGAGAGCGCCTCGCCCTTTTGGCCCGTCTGCTGCTCGTAGACCTCCAGCAGCGTGCGCACCAGCTCGGAATCCTTATCCACGTAGATGCCCTCGGCAAAGTTCTGCACGTTGAGGGTAAAGCCCCCCTCATGCGCGGCGCTGCGGCAGCGCACGATCAAATCGTCGCGCGCAACCTGCACCGGGCAGCGCATGTCCAGCCACACCTCTAGACCGCGTTCGTCCAGAGACACCCTGCCCACGTTGCAGGTGAGCGCGCCGCTGACCTCGTCGCTGCAGGCCATGTTCATGGATTTGCCGTCCGTCTCGGTCTGCAGCACCGAGGCAAGGTAGGCGATGGCTTCCCCCGCCGCGCCGCGGGCGAGCTTGGCGCCCGCCAGCAGGCACAGCAGATGCTGCGCGGCGTTGACGCCCCCCTGCGGCCGGCTGGCGTGCGCCTGCACGCCGTGCACGGTGATGGCGCGCGCCTCTATCGCCACAGAGAGATGGTGCAGGCGCGCGTAGGCCTCGGCCAGCTGCCGCTGGGCGGGGGTGATGGGTGCCGCGAACCAGGCGCGCGCAAGCGAGGGCACCACGTTGAAGCGCTCCCCCGCCTCAATGCCCAGAACGTTGCCTTCCGCCAGGTCCACATCCTTGTGCCACACGGCGTGGAAGATGTGCTTTTCGCTGGTATAGACGGGGTAGCCCGCATCGGGCGTAAAGCCCATGTCCGGCATATCGGCCTGCTGGAAGTAGTGGGCCAGATCCCCCTCGCCCGACTCCTCGTCGCACCCGAAGATTAGCCGCACCCGGCGCTTGAAGGGCAGGCCAGTGGCCTGCAGCGCCTGCAGCGCCATGATGGCCGCCGCGGCGGGGCCCTTGTCGTCCCCCGTGCCCCGGCCGTAGATGCGCCCGTACCTGACCACCGCGCCGAAGGGGTCGGTATCCCAGCCGTCGCCGGCGGGCACCACGTCCAGATGCGTCAGCACCGCCACGCATTCTTTGCCCGCGCCGATCTGTGCGTGGCCCGCATGGCCCTGCGCGTCAAAGGTGCGCCAGCCGTTTTGCGCGCACACGGCGAGCACGTAGTCCAGCGCCTGGCGGGGCCCCGCGCCGTAAGGGGCGTTCGGCCCCGCGGGCGCCTGCTTATACGAGGGGATACGGCACAGCGCGCACGTCAAATCCACCAGCTGCTGGCGGTGCTGCGCAATATATTGATCCAAGGATTCCAACATGGTTTTCTGCCTCCCTGTCTTTACGTTTGCAGCCCGATTTGCTACAGTTACAGTACAGACGCTTCTTTGCGTTGAAGGGGGATGTCGCTGATGCCCACACACGCGCACGACGGCCATCGGGATCGGATGCGCAACCGCTACCGCGCCGAGGGCCTTGACGGCTTTGCCGCCCACGAGGTCATCGAAATGCTGCTCTATAAATACGTGCCCCAGCGCAACACCAACGAGCTTGCCCACCAGATTCTGGCGCAGTTCGGTTCCTTTGCCGCCGTGGTGGAGGCCGATGAAAAGGAACTGGCCCGCATCAAGGGCGTGCCGCCGCTGGCAGCCTTTGAGCTATCCATGCTGCCGGCGCTGATGCGCTATTACAACCGCGACCGCTTTGGCGAAAAACCGGTGCTGGATTCTTACCACAAGGCGGGGCAGTACGCCGCCACCCTCTTTGACGGGGTGACCTCGGAGGAATTCTACTGCATGGCGCTGGACGCGCGCTGCCGGCTGACGGCCTGCAAGCGTCTGAGCCGCGGCAGCACCCGCGCGGCGGTGGTCTCGCCCCGGCAGGTGGTGGAGCTTGCGCTGCTGCACAAGGCCAGCGCCGTGATACTGGCGCACAACCACCCGGGCGGGGTGGGCGCCCCATCGCCCAGCGATCTGGAGATGACGCGCGCGCTGGAGCTGACGCTGCGCGCCATTGAGGTGGATCTGGCTGACCACGTGGTGGTTTCCGACCAGGAGCTCTTCAGCTACGCCAATAAAAGGCTGATGGCTGTGGAGCACAACCGCACCGACGTCTCCATTGCGCAGGAAGGGATTGCCTACCGGGCGCAGGATTGATCCTGTACCTATATTATACGCGTATAAGCAACATAAGAGCAATGGACCTGCACGCGGTATTTTCCCATCCGCATACAAAAGGAGGGCCGCTTATGCCACAGCAGCTGCACGATTTACCCAACATCGGTCCCACGCTGGAAAAGGCACTGCGCCAGGCGGGCATCGACAGCCCCGAGGCGCTGCGCAAGCTGGGTAGCCGCGAGGCGTTCCTGCGCATCTACGCGCTGGACCCCACCGCCTGTCAAAGCAAGCTGTGCGCGCTGGAGGGCGCGATCCGCGCCGTGCGCTGGCACGATTTGCCCGCAGACGTGCACGCACAGCTTGCGGATTTCTACAAGTCCGTCAAGCGGAAACCGGCATCCTAAAGCATCTTCTCAACCGCGGGCGGGGGCATGCCCCCGCCCGCGGTTTTTATGCCTGCCACGGCGCGTGCATAGGCCGCGCCGCGCGCGGGGTAAGCGCTTGCTTTTTGTGCCTGCCGCGCGCGCCACTGCGCGTCGCTCCAGCCATCCAGCTCCGCGGCGGAGCGGCCCCTGCCGTCAAACCAGCCGGAAAGCTCGGGCGCCTGGGCGGTGCTGCCCACGTATTTCCACCCGTCAAAGTAGAGCGTCAGCGCCGTCACCTGCTTATGGCCGGTCTGCGCGTGGGCCAGACGATCCACGGGGTGTCCCTTGACGTAAAACTGAAACGTGGTCAGCTTCTTGCCCGCATCCTGGTCTGTATAGCCCAAAATGCGCCAGCGCGCCGCGTCCTGCGCGCTGGCCACATCCGCAGGCACCTGCACGCTGCCAAAGGCGGGCAGGCGCGAGGACAGCTGCACCGGCACCACCAGGATAAACGTCAGGATGATCGCGGCGATCACCAGCAGTTTTTTGCGCATAAAAAACACCATCTTTCCACCAAAAGCGATCCGATGGTGTTAGTATATCCATGTGGCGTGCATTTATACGTTATGTACCCCTTCATGCGCCAGCATCGCGCGCTTGCAGGCCAGCGCGCCCTGCGCGCCGCCAAAGCCCCCGATGCCGTGCGCGGCCAGTACCCGATGGCAGGGCACTAGGATGGGCAGGGGATTTTTGCCCATTGCTCCGCCCACCGCGCGCGCCGCGCCCGGATGGCCGCTCGCCAGGGCAAGCTCGCCATAGGCGCACGTTCTGCCATAGGGGATGCGCATCGCCGCGCGCCACACGTCCAGCTGAAAGGGGGTGCCCCGCAAATCCACCGGCACGTCAAAGGCTCTGCGCGCGTGGGCAAAGTACTGCCCCAGCTGCGCCAGGATATCCGTGCGCAGCGCGTCGGATACCACGCGCACGCGTCCCTGCACGATCATGGCGCGCGCCCCGTGCGACCAGGGCAGATCGATGCGCAGCACGCCGCGCGCGCTCTCCATCACCACCAGCTCGCCCCAGGGCGACGCCAGTGTGGCTACATACACCTGTTCGATGGCACGCATGCCGCGCCCCCTTTCCGTTGCCGCGCCCGCTTGAAAACAAATGTGCGTAACGAGCGCGCATATTGTAAACTTATCGTATAATTTAGTTGACATTATCCGCACATCCCGTATAATGAAGGCAGCAATGCTACTTGTTTATGAAAGGTGTGCGATGTTGATGCGGACGTTTTCCACGCGCAGCCTGGCGCGCATGAGTCTCTTTGCCGTGCTGACGGCAATCTTTGCCCAGATCGTCTTTCCCGTGCCCTTTACGCCGGTGCACTTCTCCCTGTCGATCATGGGGGTGTTCCTCTGCGGAGCGCTGCTGCCCAAGGGGCAGGCGGCGCTCTCCCAGATCGTCTATGTGCTGATGGGCGTGGTAGGCCTGCCGGTATTCGGTAAATTTACGGGCGGTTTGGGCGTGCTGATCGGCCCCACGGGCGGCTACATCCTCGCCTATCCCCTGATGGCCCTTGTGGTGGCGCTGTGCGTGGAAAAGTACAAGGGACGCGCCTCTTTTGCCCACGCGCTGGGCATGGGGCTGGCACTCATCATCCTGCACCTACTTGGCAGCGGCTATCTGGCCATCGTGGGCAGGATGACCTTTGTGCAGGCGCTGGCCGCGGGCACGCTCCCTTTTATCGCGCTGGATTGCGTCAAGGTGTTGGCCACAGCCGCCATTGCGCCCACGCTGGCGCGCGCGCTGCAGCGCGCGCACATCGCCGCCTGATCTCTTCTCATTATAGCGCATTCTGCACACACCGCCTACCGGCGAACAAAATGGGGAAGCGCCCTTTACAAAGGGCGCGCCCCCATTCGCGTCGCGTTGGCATTTACAGATCCCACGCCTCAAAGCTGCGGGCGGCGCGCCGGTAGGCGTGCAGGCTCAGCAGCGCAAAGCCCGCCGCGCCAACGAGCAGTGCCAACCCCTTCTCCAGCATAAAGCGCGGATCGGGCGTGTCGAGCACATCCCGCACAAAGGGCACGGCGTGGGCGGAGACCTCCACCAGCACCATCGCGACAAACAGCGCCACGGTGCCCAGCAGGAAGGGGAGGCCCACCTTATCGGGATTTTTATAGTAGCGCACAAAAAATACGTCGTTGAACAGGCCCAGTTCCAGCAAGCCCACGCCCAACAGGGCGGTGTTTGCGTCCATGCCCACCAGGTTGACTGTATCGGGCTGGATGACCCCTTTGAGCAGCACGCACAGCCCCACCAGCAGCACCTGCGCGCATTCGATCAGCACGACGTTCAGCAGCCGCGCTTTGACAATATCCCGCTTGCGGATGGGCAGCAGCATGCTATAGTAGATATCCTGGTTCTCCCGTCCGTTTAAACACAGGAAGAAGACGCCCAGGCAGGTGTAGAAAAACACCACGCTGTAGGGGTAATTGGGAATCAGCACCATGGCTGAAAGGGCCAGAAACAGCGGTGCGGTGGGATGCATGGCCAGGCGCCATTCCTTGGCAAAGAGATGTTTCATCGCGCGTCACGCCCTTTCCATATGGATCATGATGGTCTCCAGATCCGCCGCGGACACCTGCTCGCCGGGCAAATGCAAGCAGGGCAGATCCTGTGCCCTTGCAAGCGCGCTGTAACCCGCGCGCGTGCGCTTGCAGCCGACCAGCTGCGCAGCCAGCGCGCCTGTGGGGGGCGCGTCTAAGCGCACCGCCCGGTAGCGCGCCAGAAAGTCCTCCATCCGCCCCTGGCCCACGATCGCACCGTTTTTGATGTAGATGATGTCATCGGCGCACTTTTCCAAATCCGAGGTGATGTGGGTGGAAAAGAGAATGCTCACCTTTTCTTCCGCCGCAAGCGTAAGAAAGATATCCAACAGCTCGTCACGCGAGACGGGGTCCAGCCCGCTTGTGGGCTCGTCGAGCAGCAGCAGCGTGGCGTGGTGGGAGAGTGCCAGCGCCAGCGCGTACTTGACCTTCATGCCCTCTGAGAGCATTTTGGGTGTCTTGCCCTCGTCCAGACCAAACCGCTGCATGTAGCTGCGGTAGGCCGCGTCATCCCACTGCCGGTAGAAGCCGCGCGTCACCGCCGTGATCGCGCCGAGCTTTTTGGTGGGATAATAGTTGATGCCGCCCGTGACGAACCCGATGCGCTGCTTGATCTCCAGCTCATGGCCGGCAAAATCCATGCCGAAGAATCGGATGGTCCCGCCATCGGGGTGCACCAGGTGCATCAGCGACTTGAGCGTGGTGGTCTTGCCCGCGCCGTTGCGCCCGATAAAGCCGGTGATCGCGCCCGGACGCAGGTCAAAGGACACGTCTTTGAGGGCAAACTGCGCGTAGCGTTTGCGCAGGTTGGATACGGATAGAACGTTCATCATGCCTTCCCTTTTCCGCCGGCCGCATTCACGTGCGGCCTGCTGGTGTCAAGCCTTCGGCGCCCGAAGCAGCCCGCCGCCGATGCGCACAGCGCCGCCACGGCTCCCCTTGCCTGGCGCAGCGCGTCACCTGCTGCAATGCGTCAACAGGCCATGCACGACCTTGGCAAGGTTTTTTCCCATCGCGCGCTTCCTAGATCAGGCCTAGGAAACGCTTTTTTGGTGACCAGCCATGGATTCTCCCCCCTTTGATGGTATGTCTAAACCCACTTGTTATACTAATTATATATTTCCCGCTTGATCTGTCAATCTCCGGAGGCGCAAATGTCGCGCCATGCGCCCCGGATATGCATACAGGCGTTCCAGCGTTTTGGTAAGGGACCACGTGCAGCAGACGGTACGCACGCGCTTCCCGTCCTGACGGGCAGCTGGGCGCGGCGCATTGCGCAGGTGCTGGAAACGCGCACACGACGAAAGCGATGCGCACAGCCTCCGTCCCGCCTTCGTGGCTCGCCGCTATGCCTACCAATGCAGCCTCATTCGGCCGAAAGGGGCAGTCGCCCCTGTAGCGCAGGCGATACGCACAGCCTCCGCCCCGCCTTCGTGGCTCGCCGCTATGCCTACCAATGCAGCCTCATTCGGCCGAAAGGGGCAGTCGCCCCTGTAGCGCAGGCGATACGCACAGCCTCCGCCCCGCCTTCGTGGCTCGCCGCTATGCCTACCAATGCAGCCTCATTCGGCCGAAAGGGGCAGTCGCCCCTGTAGCGCAGGCGATACGCACAGCCTCCGCCCCGCCTTCGTGGCTCGCCGCTATGCCTACCAATGCAGCCTCATTCGGCCGAAAGGGGCAGTCGCCCCCGTTGACATGGGACAGGCGCAGGGGCTATTATAAAGTAGGTTTTTCTATGCTTTTACGCGGGTGTTTTCCCGCTTGCACCCACTGTACTTATAAAGGAGGACGCTTTACGTTGATTACCGCCAATGAACTGCGTGAGAAATTTTTAGCTTTTTTCCGTGAGAAGGGCCACGCTGTAATTCCCAGCGCGTCGGTCATACCGGAAAACGACCCCACGGTGCTCTTTACTACGGCGGGCATGCACCCGCTGGTGCCCTATCTGTTGGGCGCGCACCACCCCGAGGGCACGCGTCTGACGGATGTGCAAAAGTGCATCCGCACCGGCGACATCGACGAGGTGGGTGACGCATCGCACCTGACGTTCTTTGAGATGCTGGGCAACTGGTCGCTGGGAGACTACTTTAAAAAAGAGGCAATCAGCTGGAGCTGGGAATTCCTGACGGATAAAAAATGGCTGGGCCTGGATCCGGACCGGCTGGCGTTCAGCGTGTTTGCGGGGGATGCGGACGCGCCGCGCGACGAAGAATCCTACAACCTGTGGCGCAGCATGGGCGTTCAGGAGGACCATCTCTTTTACCTGCCCAAGAAAAACAACTGGTGGGGCCCCGCGGGCCAGACCGGCCCCTGCGGGCCGGACACGGAGATGTTCATCATCACGGACAAGGAACCCTGCGGGCCGGACTGCTCGCCGGCGTGCGACTGCGGCCGTTACCTGGAGATCTGGAACGACGTGTTCATGCAGTACAACAAAAAGGCGGACGGCACCTTTGAGCCGCTCGCCCAGCAGAACGTGGACACGGGTATGGGCCTGGAGCGCACCATCGGGGTGCTGCAGGGGGTCTCGTCCGTGTACGAGACGGATTTGTTCGCGCCCATCATCGGGCACATCGAGGAGCTCTCCGGCAAAAAGTACGGCGCGAGCGAGGAAATCACCCACGCCATGCGCATTGTGGCTGACCACGTGCGCTCGGCGACGTTTATCCTGGGTGACGAGCGGGGCGTGACGCCCTCCAATGTGGATCAGGGCTACGTGCTGCGCCGCCTGATCCGCCGCGCGGTGCGCTTCGGCCGCCAGCTGGAGATGCCCGAGGGCCTGACGGCCAAGCTGGCCGAAACCATTGTGGGCATGTACGCGCACGTGTACCCTGAACTTAGCGCGCGTAGGGATGTGATCACCGGCGAGCTGCTGCGGGAGGAACAGCGCTTTGCCCGCACGCTCAAGCAGGGCCTGCGCGAGTTTGAAAAGACGGCAAACCGCTTAGGCGGCGCGGATATGATCGACGGGGTGAGCGCGTTCCACCTCTACGATACCTTCGGCTTCCCCATTGAGATGACGCAGGAGATGGCGCGCGAGCGCAACCTCACCGTGGACATGGACGGCTTTGAAAAGGCCTTTCAGGAGCACCAGCAGAAGTCCCACGCGGGCGCGGAGCAGCGCTTCAAGGGCGGCCTTGCGGATTCCTCGGAGCAGACCGCGCGCCTGCACACCGCCACGCACCTGCTGCTGGCGGGCCTCAAGCACGTGCTATCGGACGACATCATGCAAAAAGGCTCCAACATCACGGCCGAGCGCCTGCGCTTTGACTTTAACTTCCCCCGCAAGGTCACCCGCGAGGAGCTAGACCAGGTGGAGGCTTACGTCAACGACGCCATTGCCCAGGCCATCCCCGTGCAGATGCAGGAGATGACGCTGGACGAGGCCAAGGCAAGCGGGGCCACGGGCGTGTTTGCGTCCAAGTACGGTGAACGCGTCAAGGTATACAGCGTGGAAGGCTTCTCCAAGGAAATCTGCGGCGGGCCGCACGCGGGCAACACCGCGGAGCTGGTCAGCTTTAAGATCAAAAAGGAGGAGAGTTCCTCGGCAGGTGTGCGCCGCATCAAGGCGGTCATTGGCGTCAACAAATAAGCAACCGAATCAAAAGCAGCACCGCAGAGGGCTATCCCCCTTGGAAGCGGTGCTGTTTGCGCATACGGACCCCTATTTTTTTCATAAGGAGGCATGATTTTCATGGAACAGACCTACGCACTCTCCTGCGGCAAAGCGCGCGCCACGGCCACCACGCTGGGCGGGGAGCTGACCAGCTACGTCGCCGCAAACGGCGTACACTACCTGTGGGACGGCGATCCCGCGGTGCGCGCTACCCACGCCCAGATGATGTTCCCTATCGTGGGCTTTGCCATCGAGGACACGGTGCGCATCGCGGGCGTGCCCTATCAGATTCCCAAGCACGGCTTTGCGCGCACCACCCCCTTTGTGCTGAAGGACAGGCAGGAGGACAGCATCACCTTCACCCTGCGCGCGGACGAGGACACGCAGCGCATGTACCCTTTTGCCTTTACGCTGGATACCACGCACCGCATCTTTGCGGATGGCTTCAGCACCACCTATCGCATTGCCAACAACAGCAGCGCGCCCATGCCCATGTGTTTGGGCGGACACCCGGGCTTTCATTGCCCGCTGTTTGAGCGTGACGCGTTTGACGACTATGAGCTGGTCTTTGAGATGCAGGAAAGCGGTGTACTCGCCCAGGCCCCCACGGGCTACGTGGAGGGGTATGGCGTGTACGCGCCGCTTGCGGGCAAGGACCGCTTCACCCTGACGCACAGTGCATTTGACCACGACGCGCTGATCTTCAGCGACCTTGCCTCGCGCAGCGTGCGCATGCTGCGCAAAAAGGACGGGCGGGGCCTGCAGCTGGACTTTCCGGATTTTGACATCCTTGCGGTGTGGCAGGAGGCGTACAAGGACGCGCCCTACATCTGCATCGAGCCCATGAGTGGGCACTGCGCCTGCCTGGACGAGACGGGCAATTTTGAGGATAAGCCCTTTGTCAAGATCGTGCCGCCGGGAGGCGTGTACGAGGCCAGCTACCGCATGTGCGTGGTGGACTAGGGGCGCGCCATGCTTGGGCATTTGGGGTTTTCCTACGTGGGGCTCGCATACCTTGTGATGCTCTTTACCCCCAACATCCTGTGGGCAAGGCCCCTGCCCGCGGGCTACGACAGCGCGGGGGAGCGCCGCGCGCTGGTGGCGCTGGAGCGCATCGGCCAGGTGGGCTGCACCGCGTGCGCGCTGTGCTTTGCCGATTTTAACCTGAAGCCGCTATCGCCCTGGAGCGCGTGGCTGGGCGTCTCCTTTGCGCTGATGCTGCTCTACGAGGCGGCGTGGATACGTTATTTTCGCGGGCCGCGCACGGTGGCGCGCTTCTACGCGCCGCTTTGGGGCATCCCGCTGCCCCTGGCCACGCTGCCGGTGGCCGCGTTTCTGCTGCTGGGCATCTACGGGCGGGTGATCTGGATGATCATCGCAAGCGTTGTGCTGGGCGTGGGGCATATCGGCATCCACGCGGGGCATGCGCGGGCACTGAAAAAAGATACATAACAGAACGCCCGCCTTTGCGCATGGCAAAGGCGGGCGTTGTTATCTATATTGTCGTCCGTCCTACCCCCACAAATTTCAGCATATAAAAAACCGCAGCAGGTTTGCTGAATAAGCAAATAGCAAACAGACGGTATCTCTCTATTTTGGGGGCTCATCCTCTTCCATGTTGTCAAGCGCATATTTACAGCACTGCAATACGAGCAGGTTTAATGATATGTCATGCGCGCGCGCTTTTTCAACAAGCTGATCAAATAGTTTTTCCGGAAAACGAATCGTTCTTGAAATATTCGCATTGCGGAAATCACTCTCAATTTTGAACATGGCACCTCTCCTTATGCATCCTTGCACCCTTAATTATCACCATTTTCAAAACAATTAATATAACCGTTTTAGGTTTCATTATTAGTTATATTTGTGATATCATTCAAGGGAGGTGATGGAAATGCCGCTCTATCTATCGTTATTAGAACACTTGCTCGCGCACTATGAGATGCAGATTACATTTCCACAGTTACATCTGGATGCTTCACAGATCGTGGAGCAAACCTCCTATAAACTGCTGACGAAAATTCAGCAAATTATTGCAAACAAATGCTTCTCTGACGAAGAGTGCTTTGCGCGAATTGAGCAAATCGTCTCCGTACTGGAGGATGCGGGCTGTGACTGCGGCGGGCGGCATGATTTTTAAACAACGTAAAAGCGCCGGCTGCGTATTTTTCCCTTTACATTTGCCAGTATTTCTGCCAAATACACATATGCACCACTTTGCGTTATATCATTATCCTGATCCAGCGTGGATACGATAGCACAGCCGCGATTCGTTGCGGCGCATGGAAAATACGCTTTGCATAAAGAAAAGGAGTAATGATATGCTTATCCCGAAACGCAAGAACAAAGCGCCCAGCGTGGCGCGCACCATTCGTTTTCCCGAGGCGCAATTTCAACAGCTTATGCAAACGGCGCAGGCGCACCATGTGTCGTTCAGCTATTTGGTGCGCTTATGCTGCACATTTGCCATGGAAAACCTGGATGAATCGGACGATGACAAACGTGTTTAATGGCTGGAAACAAACATGCGCGCGCAGGATTTGCTTCCAGCCTCACTTGAATGTGGCTTGAAATGAACGCCCTCAAAAATAACACTGCGGCGGGCATCATGATTTTTAAACAACGTAAAAGCGCCGGCGCAGTGATCTGCGCCGGCGCTTTATTCCCTGCCTATTTTTTGACGCCCGAGAGCATATAGCACGCCCCCGTATCCACCAACGTATCGATGGCAAAGGCGTCCCGCCACACTTCCGCCTCCTCGCACGCGGGCTTGAGCGGCACGGAGACCATAGCCACCTGTTTACCCTTGTGGCGGCCGTTGATCACATCGCGGCCCTGGCTGTGGGCGATCATAAACCGCCCGCCCGTGCGCAGCAGCGCCGCCACCTGCGCGGCCAGACGCGCCTTCTCCAAAAAATGCGGGTAGGCTGAGTAGATGACCGCCACATCAAAATCGCGCGCGGCCACGTCCATCACATCGCATGCCTCATAGGCAACGCGCGCGCTTTGGTACTTGGCGCGGGCGTGGGCGATCATGCGCGGGGATAAATCCACCCCCAGCACTGCGGACGGCTCCCACTTCAGCAGGTAGGGCGTCAGCACCCCCGTGCCGCAGCCGATGTCCAGCACGCGCGCGCCCTGCCGGATATCGCACAGCGTCACGATGGCCGCCACCTTGGCGGGGTCGTGCTGCGCGTAGGTATCCCATGCATCCGCCATCTGGTCAAAAAACGCCCGGGTCTGTTCGTTCTGCTCCATGTCTTGCTACCTTCAACTTACGCTTTATTTACCTGCGGCGACAGGCTCGCCATAAACGGCATCTTTTCTAAGAGTAGCACAAGCAGCGGCAGCAGCACAAGCTGAATCACAATGCCGGGCAGCGCCTTGACAAACGCCGCGGTGACAAAAACCTGCATGGAGTACGACCCTGCCGAGAAAATCAGCGC
Above is a window of Maliibacterium massiliense DNA encoding:
- a CDS encoding ABC-2 transporter permease produces the protein MKHLFAKEWRLAMHPTAPLFLALSAMVLIPNYPYSVVFFYTCLGVFFLCLNGRENQDIYYSMLLPIRKRDIVKARLLNVVLIECAQVLLVGLCVLLKGVIQPDTVNLVGMDANTALLGVGLLELGLFNDVFFVRYYKNPDKVGLPFLLGTVALFVAMVLVEVSAHAVPFVRDVLDTPDPRFMLEKGLALLVGAAGFALLSLHAYRRAARSFEAWDL
- a CDS encoding alanine--tRNA ligase; the protein is MITANELREKFLAFFREKGHAVIPSASVIPENDPTVLFTTAGMHPLVPYLLGAHHPEGTRLTDVQKCIRTGDIDEVGDASHLTFFEMLGNWSLGDYFKKEAISWSWEFLTDKKWLGLDPDRLAFSVFAGDADAPRDEESYNLWRSMGVQEDHLFYLPKKNNWWGPAGQTGPCGPDTEMFIITDKEPCGPDCSPACDCGRYLEIWNDVFMQYNKKADGTFEPLAQQNVDTGMGLERTIGVLQGVSSVYETDLFAPIIGHIEELSGKKYGASEEITHAMRIVADHVRSATFILGDERGVTPSNVDQGYVLRRLIRRAVRFGRQLEMPEGLTAKLAETIVGMYAHVYPELSARRDVITGELLREEQRFARTLKQGLREFEKTANRLGGADMIDGVSAFHLYDTFGFPIEMTQEMARERNLTVDMDGFEKAFQEHQQKSHAGAEQRFKGGLADSSEQTARLHTATHLLLAGLKHVLSDDIMQKGSNITAERLRFDFNFPRKVTREELDQVEAYVNDAIAQAIPVQMQEMTLDEAKASGATGVFASKYGERVKVYSVEGFSKEICGGPHAGNTAELVSFKIKKEESSSAGVRRIKAVIGVNK
- a CDS encoding aldose 1-epimerase family protein; protein product: MEQTYALSCGKARATATTLGGELTSYVAANGVHYLWDGDPAVRATHAQMMFPIVGFAIEDTVRIAGVPYQIPKHGFARTTPFVLKDRQEDSITFTLRADEDTQRMYPFAFTLDTTHRIFADGFSTTYRIANNSSAPMPMCLGGHPGFHCPLFERDAFDDYELVFEMQESGVLAQAPTGYVEGYGVYAPLAGKDRFTLTHSAFDHDALIFSDLASRSVRMLRKKDGRGLQLDFPDFDILAVWQEAYKDAPYICIEPMSGHCACLDETGNFEDKPFVKIVPPGGVYEASYRMCVVD
- a CDS encoding class I SAM-dependent methyltransferase; translated protein: MEQNEQTRAFFDQMADAWDTYAQHDPAKVAAIVTLCDIRQGARVLDIGCGTGVLTPYLLKWEPSAVLGVDLSPRMIAHARAKYQSARVAYEACDVMDVAARDFDVAVIYSAYPHFLEKARLAAQVAALLRTGGRFMIAHSQGRDVINGRHKGKQVAMVSVPLKPACEEAEVWRDAFAIDTLVDTGACYMLSGVKK
- a CDS encoding ABC transporter ATP-binding protein, which codes for MNVLSVSNLRKRYAQFALKDVSFDLRPGAITGFIGRNGAGKTTTLKSLMHLVHPDGGTIRFFGMDFAGHELEIKQRIGFVTGGINYYPTKKLGAITAVTRGFYRQWDDAAYRSYMQRFGLDEGKTPKMLSEGMKVKYALALALSHHATLLLLDEPTSGLDPVSRDELLDIFLTLAAEEKVSILFSTHITSDLEKCADDIIYIKNGAIVGQGRMEDFLARYRAVRLDAPPTGALAAQLVGCKRTRAGYSALARAQDLPCLHLPGEQVSAADLETIMIHMERA